Proteins from one Streptomyces sp. NBC_00390 genomic window:
- a CDS encoding MerR family transcriptional regulator produces the protein MTADDSFGRLDDDDYPAYTMGRAAEMLGTTQGFLRAVGEARLITPLRSEGGHRRYSRYQLRIAARARELVDQGTPIEAACRIVILEDQLEEAQRINAEYRRTAESAKPPVA, from the coding sequence ATGACAGCAGACGACTCGTTCGGCCGTCTCGATGACGACGACTACCCCGCCTACACGATGGGCCGGGCCGCCGAGATGCTCGGCACCACCCAGGGCTTCCTCCGCGCCGTCGGCGAAGCCCGCCTGATCACCCCGCTGCGCTCCGAGGGCGGCCACCGCCGCTACTCCCGCTACCAACTGCGCATCGCCGCCCGCGCCCGCGAACTCGTCGACCAGGGCACCCCCATCGAGGCCGCCTGCCGCATCGTCATCCTCGAAGACCAGCTCGAAGAAGCCCAGCGCATCAACGCCGAATACCGCCGCACCGCCGAATCAGCGAAACCGCCCGTGGCTTGA
- a CDS encoding phosphoribosyltransferase family protein, protein MYFTDRTDAGRRLAARLNHLKGQDLVVVGLPRGGVPVAAQIAEALGAPLDVCLVRKLGVPFQPELAMGAIGEEGVRVVNEPVVRGMGVTDRDLAAVEEHERGVLEQRARRYRGERQPARYEGRTVLVVDDGLATGSTALAACRIARARGASRIVLAVPVAPHDWSARLGGEADEGVCLHTPRQFHAIGEFYADFGHTSDEEVIACLEHNRVAHATSDAPPAAGSASSEHDSLPYDRSVRIPAGRAALDGRLTVPRGAPGVVLFAHGSGSSRKSPRNRFVATGLNRAGLGTLLFDLLTEAEAVNRDNVFDTALLARRLTQATEWLREQPDTQGMEFGYFGASTGAAAALWAAAEPAADVTAVVSRGGRPDLAGPRLPEVTAPTLLIVGGRDHLVLDLNRQAAARLSCERQLAIVPGATHLFEEPGTLESVTELATDWFSRHLA, encoded by the coding sequence ATGTACTTCACAGACCGAACCGACGCGGGCCGGCGACTCGCCGCCCGGCTGAACCACCTCAAGGGCCAAGACCTGGTGGTCGTGGGACTTCCCCGCGGCGGCGTCCCGGTCGCTGCGCAGATCGCAGAGGCCCTGGGCGCTCCGCTCGACGTCTGCCTCGTACGCAAGCTGGGGGTGCCCTTCCAGCCGGAGCTGGCCATGGGCGCCATCGGCGAGGAAGGCGTGCGCGTCGTCAATGAACCGGTGGTGCGGGGCATGGGTGTGACGGACCGTGATCTGGCGGCGGTGGAGGAACACGAGCGCGGCGTCCTGGAGCAGCGCGCCCGCCGCTATCGGGGCGAGCGGCAGCCGGCCCGGTACGAGGGACGGACGGTTCTGGTGGTGGACGACGGTCTGGCGACCGGCTCCACGGCACTGGCGGCCTGCCGGATTGCGCGCGCCCGCGGCGCGTCGCGGATCGTGCTGGCGGTTCCCGTGGCGCCGCACGACTGGTCGGCCCGCCTCGGAGGCGAGGCGGACGAAGGCGTCTGTCTGCACACCCCCCGGCAGTTCCACGCGATCGGTGAGTTCTACGCGGACTTCGGGCATACGAGCGACGAGGAGGTCATCGCCTGCCTGGAGCACAACCGCGTGGCGCACGCCACGTCCGACGCGCCGCCGGCCGCGGGCAGCGCCTCTTCGGAGCACGATTCCCTGCCCTATGACAGGTCGGTCCGGATACCGGCCGGACGCGCTGCGCTCGACGGGCGGCTCACGGTGCCCCGCGGTGCCCCCGGGGTCGTCCTCTTCGCCCACGGCAGCGGCAGCAGCAGGAAGAGCCCGCGCAACCGCTTCGTCGCCACCGGGCTGAACCGCGCCGGTCTGGGCACCCTTCTGTTCGATCTGCTCACCGAGGCCGAGGCGGTGAACCGGGACAACGTGTTCGACACGGCGCTGCTAGCCCGCCGCCTGACCCAGGCGACCGAATGGCTGCGTGAGCAGCCCGACACCCAGGGCATGGAGTTCGGCTACTTCGGTGCCAGCACAGGCGCCGCCGCCGCGCTGTGGGCCGCGGCGGAGCCCGCAGCGGACGTCACGGCAGTCGTCTCCCGCGGAGGCAGGCCGGACCTGGCCGGCCCCAGGCTGCCGGAGGTGACGGCTCCGACGCTGCTCATCGTCGGGGGCCGCGACCACCTGGTGCTGGACCTCAACCGGCAGGCCGCGGCGCGCCTGAGCTGCGAGCGTCAGCTGGCCATCGTCCCCGGTGCCACTCATCTCTTCGAGGAACCCGGCACCCTGGAATCGGTCACCGAGCTGGCCACGGACTGGTTCAGCAGGCACCTGGCCTAG
- a CDS encoding DNA polymerase III subunit delta' yields MAVWDDMVGQERVQEQLSAAARDADTRVTAESRQDGTSKPAPTASKMTHAWLFTGPPGSGRATAARAFAAALQCTSPDRALGGVPGCGFCDGCHTTLVGTHADVQVIRTDLLSIGVGQTRDLVRRAQLSPAGGRWQVIIMEDADRLTEGAGNVLLKAVEEPAPRTVWLLCAPSLEDVLPTIRSRCRHLTLRTPSVAAVADVLMRRDGIEPDVAASAARATQGHIGRARRLATDERARARRAAVLKLPLRVDDIGGCLKAAQELIDAAAEDANQVAEEIDAKETDDLKAALGASAGGRMPRGTAGAMKELEDKQKRRKTRTQRDSLDLALSDLTGFYRDVLALQLGSSVELANSDVRDSLDRIARASTPESTLRRIEAVVECRQALESNVAQLLAVEAMTMALRAG; encoded by the coding sequence ATGGCCGTATGGGACGACATGGTCGGCCAGGAGCGTGTCCAGGAGCAGCTCTCCGCCGCAGCGCGCGATGCCGATACCCGCGTCACGGCGGAGTCCCGCCAGGACGGCACCTCGAAGCCCGCCCCCACCGCGTCGAAGATGACGCACGCCTGGCTGTTCACCGGGCCACCCGGCTCCGGCCGCGCCACCGCCGCTCGTGCGTTCGCCGCCGCGCTGCAGTGCACCAGCCCCGACCGGGCCCTCGGCGGCGTCCCCGGCTGCGGGTTCTGCGACGGCTGCCACACCACGCTCGTCGGCACCCACGCCGACGTCCAGGTGATCCGTACGGACCTGCTCTCCATCGGCGTCGGACAGACCCGTGACCTCGTGCGCCGGGCACAGCTCTCGCCGGCCGGCGGCCGCTGGCAGGTGATCATCATGGAGGACGCGGACCGTCTCACCGAGGGCGCGGGCAACGTCCTGCTGAAGGCGGTGGAGGAGCCCGCGCCCCGCACGGTCTGGCTCCTGTGCGCGCCGTCCCTGGAGGACGTGCTGCCCACCATCCGTTCCCGCTGCCGCCACCTCACCCTGCGTACGCCCTCGGTCGCCGCCGTGGCCGACGTGCTGATGCGGCGCGACGGCATCGAGCCCGACGTCGCCGCCTCCGCGGCCCGTGCCACCCAGGGGCACATCGGCCGTGCCCGTCGGCTTGCGACCGACGAGCGGGCCCGCGCCCGCCGTGCCGCAGTCCTGAAGCTGCCGCTGCGCGTCGACGACATCGGCGGCTGCCTCAAGGCCGCCCAGGAGCTGATCGACGCCGCGGCCGAGGACGCCAACCAGGTCGCGGAGGAGATCGACGCCAAGGAGACCGACGACCTCAAGGCGGCGCTCGGCGCGTCGGCCGGCGGGCGGATGCCGCGCGGGACGGCCGGCGCGATGAAGGAACTGGAGGACAAGCAGAAGCGCCGCAAGACGCGTACGCAGCGGGACAGCCTCGATCTTGCCCTCAGCGACCTGACCGGGTTCTACCGCGACGTGCTGGCCCTCCAGCTGGGCTCCAGCGTCGAGCTCGCCAACAGTGACGTACGGGACTCCCTCGACCGCATCGCCCGCGCCTCCACCCCGGAGAGCACGCTGCGCCGGATAGAAGCCGTGGTCGAGTGCCGCCAGGCTCTGGAGAGCAATGTGGCGCAACTGCTCGCGGTCGAGGCCATGACGATGGCGCTGCGCGCCGGCTGA
- a CDS encoding alpha/beta hydrolase, which yields MDTRRLLRTTAIALATVGLLASGCTGESSSPRVSGGDSGASASPAGASPALEPYYTQKLKWRACGVPGFECATMKAPLDYAESAGETIDLAVARKKATGPGKRLGSLLVNPGGPGGSAIGYLQAYAGIGYPAPVRAQYDMVAIDPRGVARSEPVECLTGKEMDTYTQTDQTPDDTTEQKRLAEAYKKFAAGCKKRSGKVLPHVSTIEAARDMDVLRGVLGDEKLSYVGASYGTFLGATYAELFPDRAGRLVLDGAMDPALAAREVNRDQTAGFETAFRSFAADCIEQPDCPLGNKSVDDASTRLKDFFKKLDEKPVPAGGGRMLGEALATTGVFTAMYDESLWPQLREALNSAQAGDGAPLLAMADTYYERESDGSYANLMSANAAVNCLDLPPAFTAPDGVQSAVKEFEKASPVFGQSFAWASLNCGYWPVPATGKPHRIEAKGAAPIVVVGTTRDPATPYKWAQSLAEQLSSGTLLTYDGDGHTAYGRGSDCIDTAINTFLLEGKPPADGKRC from the coding sequence ATGGACACCAGGCGCCTGTTGCGCACCACTGCCATCGCGCTGGCCACGGTCGGCCTGCTCGCCTCCGGCTGCACGGGCGAAAGCTCGTCGCCCCGGGTCTCCGGAGGAGACTCCGGGGCGTCCGCTTCTCCCGCCGGCGCGTCCCCCGCGCTCGAGCCGTACTACACGCAGAAGCTGAAGTGGCGGGCGTGCGGTGTCCCCGGCTTCGAGTGCGCCACGATGAAGGCTCCGCTGGACTACGCCGAGTCGGCGGGCGAGACCATCGATCTGGCGGTGGCCCGCAAGAAGGCCACGGGACCCGGCAAGCGCCTCGGCTCGCTCCTCGTCAACCCGGGCGGCCCCGGCGGTTCCGCCATCGGCTATCTCCAGGCGTACGCGGGCATCGGCTACCCCGCCCCGGTCCGCGCCCAGTACGACATGGTGGCCATCGACCCGCGCGGTGTCGCCCGCAGCGAACCGGTGGAATGCCTCACCGGCAAGGAGATGGACACCTATACGCAGACCGACCAGACCCCTGACGACACCACCGAGCAGAAGCGTCTGGCAGAGGCGTACAAGAAGTTCGCCGCGGGCTGCAAGAAGCGTTCCGGCAAGGTCCTGCCCCATGTCTCGACCATCGAGGCCGCCCGTGACATGGACGTCCTGCGTGGCGTGCTGGGTGACGAGAAGCTGTCGTACGTGGGGGCCTCGTACGGCACCTTCCTCGGCGCTACCTACGCCGAGCTGTTCCCGGACCGGGCAGGCCGCCTCGTCCTCGACGGCGCGATGGACCCGGCCCTCGCGGCGCGCGAGGTGAACCGTGACCAGACCGCCGGTTTCGAGACCGCGTTCCGCTCCTTCGCCGCCGACTGCATCGAGCAGCCGGACTGCCCGCTGGGCAACAAGTCGGTCGACGACGCCTCCACCCGCCTCAAGGACTTCTTCAAGAAGCTTGACGAGAAGCCCGTTCCGGCGGGCGGAGGCCGCATGCTCGGGGAGGCGCTGGCCACCACGGGGGTGTTCACGGCGATGTACGACGAGTCACTGTGGCCGCAGCTGCGCGAGGCCCTGAACAGTGCCCAGGCGGGGGACGGTGCGCCGCTGCTCGCGATGGCCGACACCTACTACGAACGTGAATCCGACGGCTCGTACGCGAACCTGATGTCCGCCAATGCGGCCGTGAACTGCCTGGACCTTCCGCCGGCCTTCACCGCACCCGACGGTGTGCAGTCCGCCGTGAAGGAGTTCGAGAAGGCTTCCCCGGTGTTCGGCCAGAGCTTCGCCTGGGCCTCCCTGAACTGCGGCTACTGGCCCGTCCCGGCCACCGGCAAGCCCCACCGCATCGAGGCGAAGGGCGCCGCGCCGATTGTGGTCGTCGGCACCACCCGGGACCCGGCCACGCCGTACAAGTGGGCGCAGAGCCTGGCGGAGCAACTGTCGTCAGGGACGCTGCTGACGTACGACGGCGACGGCCACACGGCGTACGGCCGTGGCAGCGACTGCATCGACACGGCGATCAACACCTTCCTCCTGGAGGGCAAGCCCCCGGCGGACGGCAAGCGCTGCTGA
- the trhA gene encoding PAQR family membrane homeostasis protein TrhA has translation MCRDAAEVECGHVASECGEHREVGLAPGPRCDDAGEKGHSVAALVEQAADLAEPIKPRLRGWLHAGMVPTALIAGIVLICLAGTPQATWACAVYAVTAWLLFATSAIYHRGTWGPLGEALLRRLDHANISLIIAGTCTPLAVLLLPPDQRSMLLWIVWTGALAGIAFRVLWVGAPRWLYTPCYLALGWAPVRYLPDFLHTGGAAVLTLIVAGGLLYSAGAVVYALQRPDPSPRWFGFHEVFHALTVAAFTAHYIAIFLSIS, from the coding sequence ATGTGCCGTGACGCCGCTGAGGTCGAATGTGGCCACGTCGCCTCAGAGTGTGGAGAACACCGCGAAGTCGGGCTGGCCCCCGGGCCACGATGTGACGATGCAGGAGAAAAGGGTCACTCGGTTGCCGCTCTGGTGGAGCAGGCGGCCGACCTGGCAGAACCGATCAAGCCGAGGTTGCGTGGCTGGCTCCATGCCGGAATGGTCCCCACCGCGCTGATCGCAGGCATCGTACTCATCTGCCTGGCCGGCACCCCGCAGGCGACTTGGGCCTGCGCCGTGTACGCGGTCACCGCCTGGCTGCTGTTCGCAACGAGCGCCATCTACCACCGCGGCACCTGGGGACCGCTCGGAGAGGCTCTTCTGCGACGTCTGGACCACGCCAACATTTCCCTGATCATCGCCGGCACCTGCACCCCCCTGGCTGTGCTTCTCCTGCCGCCGGACCAGAGGTCCATGCTGCTGTGGATCGTATGGACGGGCGCATTGGCCGGCATCGCGTTCCGGGTCCTGTGGGTCGGAGCTCCGCGCTGGTTGTACACCCCGTGCTACCTGGCCCTGGGGTGGGCACCGGTGCGCTACCTGCCCGACTTCCTGCATACCGGCGGAGCGGCCGTACTCACCCTGATCGTGGCCGGCGGTCTCCTCTACAGCGCGGGCGCAGTCGTCTACGCCCTCCAGCGCCCCGACCCCTCACCCCGCTGGTTCGGCTTTCACGAGGTGTTCCACGCGCTGACCGTGGCAGCCTTCACCGCGCACTACATCGCCATCTTCCTGAGCATCTCCTGA